A single region of the Biomaibacter acetigenes genome encodes:
- a CDS encoding HIRAN domain-containing protein yields the protein MENGAFTFTMWLGVSNIMEKRGELFRVDMGLTAGSSFSVLNLNMEIFDGVFTFKHYNDVLKERIVSPVKQAYFPDTFGFAIVDAPACLHNELKDEVKLIKLAEAVCYFKNGALGPGLAILQMLEADLSESLFLEKMLPSILRTNIAAEYFYGNSIKEADEGLGIGFFRIPVMDPKLIYSESEIVFYIHPAGLCHDRRYNSIEFLTPGDKVIFEREENNVHDPNAVHIYTEKGIDLGYIPRCIASIINFNMRRRSRYEALISLVLPDTFYHDQRIAIQARLISEKPVI from the coding sequence ATGGAGAACGGAGCTTTTACATTTACAATGTGGCTGGGAGTTTCCAACATCATGGAGAAGAGAGGGGAGCTTTTCAGGGTAGACATGGGTCTTACCGCCGGAAGTTCTTTTTCGGTTCTTAATTTAAACATGGAGATTTTTGATGGGGTTTTTACTTTCAAACACTACAATGATGTTCTGAAGGAGCGCATAGTGAGCCCGGTGAAACAGGCATATTTCCCGGACACCTTCGGATTTGCCATAGTGGATGCGCCCGCATGTCTTCACAATGAACTAAAGGATGAGGTAAAATTAATAAAGCTGGCAGAAGCAGTATGCTATTTCAAAAATGGCGCACTGGGGCCTGGCCTTGCGATTTTACAGATGCTGGAGGCAGACCTTTCAGAAAGCCTGTTTTTAGAAAAAATGCTGCCCTCCATCCTGAGGACTAACATAGCCGCTGAATACTTCTACGGAAATTCTATAAAAGAGGCGGATGAAGGACTGGGTATCGGATTTTTTAGGATACCGGTGATGGACCCAAAGCTTATATATTCCGAATCCGAAATCGTTTTCTACATTCATCCGGCCGGTCTATGCCATGACCGGCGGTATAATTCCATAGAATTTTTGACGCCGGGTGATAAGGTAATATTTGAGCGTGAGGAGAACAATGTCCACGACCCCAATGCGGTCCACATTTATACTGAAAAAGGGATCGACCTGGGATATATCCCTAGATGCATAGCTTCAATAATAAATTTCAATATGAGAAGGCGAAGCCGGTATGAAGCCTTGATTTCACTGGTGCTGCCCGATACTTTTTACCACGACCAGAGGATTGCCATCCAGGCCAGGCTAATATCGGAAAAACCCGTTATCTGA
- the sigI gene encoding RNA polymerase sigma-I factor, with protein sequence MINISPFRKHKQSADSVKDVITKIKSGDRALKEKFIKEYAPFILKTVSSVLKDYIEIENSEEYSIGLLAFNEAIDAYDDKKNSNFFSFAEQVIRRRLIDFIRSNYKHNMVYPFTYFEDEESVFEERYLKADFTSQSDNVELREEIMLFNRKLEEFNITVEDLVVCAPKHKDSRRLAIKIARMIAENKEMFGKLNKKKNIPMVDLMKIVNVNRKTIERNRKFIIAVCLILNSDLDVLKGYVKNAEKRVTPLNYRGTILKLKEKKAIVMTEECDFLSIKRRSGMSLGQQITFQESDIIRYNRKNVKYFMVAASILLIFLISVSYFHYTANSAYAYVDIDINPSLELVINKQERVLKTIPLNEDARFLSKGLTLNGMTVQNALAQIIVRSKEQGYLDVQNENDILISVALNMDGKDYTLLKDKAEERLENLIGSLRGTVNDLAALKVKALILKITPEKRKHSQENNISMGRYFIYTQMKEKGVDVTIEEIKKSRVSEILNKMPGDNAGNKKRERGRPESDGDLFEKTGKKTDERNINQGNIKKINSGLDMEGKKLKDTGVKDEQKYKPGRNNEVISEKADKAKDILKDNFGDDDDKKNDDVIEKRDDTLEDEDEDNTDSDRDFTGKDEDRPIDIMEQDDENQVNVDDRETVEQEEDDEFEKREYDNDNEMDKADDKEDIDDQTRDKEGNDNVDNNDNDNSNSGADQDDPDSDDD encoded by the coding sequence GTGATAAACATATCTCCATTCAGGAAACATAAGCAGAGCGCGGATTCCGTAAAAGATGTAATTACAAAGATTAAGTCTGGCGATAGGGCTTTAAAAGAAAAATTTATAAAAGAGTATGCACCTTTTATTTTAAAAACGGTCTCCAGTGTGCTGAAGGATTACATAGAGATTGAGAACAGCGAGGAATACAGCATCGGGCTTTTAGCCTTCAATGAAGCCATCGATGCCTATGACGACAAAAAAAACTCAAATTTTTTTAGTTTTGCTGAACAGGTGATACGCAGAAGGTTAATTGATTTCATAAGGAGCAATTACAAACATAACATGGTATACCCTTTTACATATTTTGAGGATGAGGAAAGCGTCTTCGAAGAAAGGTATTTGAAGGCAGATTTCACATCCCAATCCGATAACGTTGAACTCCGGGAGGAAATTATGCTATTTAACAGAAAGCTTGAAGAGTTCAACATAACAGTCGAAGACCTGGTTGTATGTGCTCCAAAGCATAAAGATTCTAGAAGGCTGGCCATAAAGATAGCAAGGATGATAGCAGAAAACAAAGAAATGTTTGGGAAATTAAATAAAAAGAAAAACATACCCATGGTAGATTTGATGAAAATTGTTAATGTCAATCGGAAAACCATTGAAAGAAACAGGAAATTTATAATTGCGGTATGTTTGATTCTAAATAGTGATCTTGATGTTTTAAAAGGGTACGTAAAAAATGCTGAAAAGAGGGTGACGCCTTTGAACTATAGGGGCACCATATTAAAATTAAAAGAAAAAAAAGCCATAGTGATGACGGAGGAATGTGACTTTTTATCAATAAAAAGGCGCAGCGGTATGAGTCTCGGGCAGCAGATCACATTTCAGGAATCCGATATTATAAGGTATAACAGAAAGAACGTTAAATATTTTATGGTTGCGGCAAGTATATTACTTATTTTTCTTATCAGTGTTTCGTATTTTCATTACACCGCAAATTCCGCATACGCATACGTGGATATTGATATAAATCCAAGTTTAGAACTGGTTATCAATAAACAGGAAAGGGTTTTAAAAACTATTCCTCTAAATGAAGACGCGCGGTTTTTGTCAAAGGGATTAACATTAAATGGCATGACAGTACAAAATGCTTTAGCGCAAATTATAGTTAGATCGAAAGAACAGGGTTATCTGGATGTGCAAAACGAAAATGACATACTCATTTCTGTGGCTTTAAACATGGATGGCAAAGATTACACGCTTTTAAAAGATAAAGCGGAAGAAAGGTTGGAAAACCTCATTGGCTCGCTGAGAGGAACTGTAAACGATCTGGCCGCATTAAAAGTTAAGGCCTTAATCTTAAAAATAACCCCCGAAAAAAGAAAACATTCCCAAGAGAATAATATTTCCATGGGCAGATACTTTATTTATACTCAAATGAAGGAAAAGGGCGTAGATGTCACTATTGAGGAAATTAAGAAGAGCCGTGTATCTGAAATCCTTAATAAGATGCCGGGTGATAATGCAGGTAATAAAAAACGGGAAAGGGGAAGACCGGAAAGTGATGGGGATCTCTTTGAAAAGACCGGCAAAAAAACGGACGAAAGAAACATTAATCAGGGCAACATAAAGAAAATCAATAGCGGACTTGATATGGAAGGTAAAAAACTAAAGGATACCGGTGTAAAAGATGAGCAAAAATATAAGCCCGGAAGAAACAACGAGGTCATTTCGGAGAAAGCGGATAAAGCAAAGGATATTTTAAAGGACAACTTTGGTGATGATGACGATAAAAAGAATGATGATGTAATTGAAAAACGGGATGACACCCTCGAGGATGAGGATGAAGATAATACCGATAGCGACAGGGATTTCACCGGAAAAGATGAAGACCGGCCCATTGACATTATGGAACAGGATGACGAAAATCAGGTCAATGTCGATGATAGGGAAACCGTCGAGCAAGAAGAAGATGATGAATTTGAAAAACGGGAGTATGACAATGATAATGAAATGGATAAAGCCGACGATAAAGAAGATATTGACGATCAAACCAGGGATAAGGAAGGCAATGATAATGTAGATAATAATGATAACGATAACAGCAATAGCGGTGCGGACCAAGATGATCCCGATTCCGATGATGATTAA
- the queG gene encoding tRNA epoxyqueuosine(34) reductase QueG: MGLKEDIKKFAKDIGLDAVGFASAEPFLEEKKILEQKKAKGLLSPFEEQDIEQRCYPEKLLPGARTIICFAMGYLINPYRPVETGLKGPLFGKISRYALVKDYHYVLMDKLKAVIEFISKRKQGRFMIFVDTGSLMDKAAARRAGIGWIGENTCLFTPDLGSWVFLGEILTDIEIEPDEPARDLCDHCGRCVKACPTGALMAPFQINPHHCLSYITQIRGSLPEEFRKPMGSRIFGCDTCQEACPKNNSVRIPHHPEFVPDQPLTSNLLKLATIDKRDFERIFKPTAAGWRGRNVLRRNAICALGNMGKGETDKENVMLLLKKLACDPSEMIREQAGWSFEQLLSSRRRY; the protein is encoded by the coding sequence ATGGGTCTAAAAGAAGATATAAAAAAGTTCGCAAAGGACATAGGCCTGGACGCCGTAGGTTTCGCGTCTGCGGAACCCTTTTTGGAAGAAAAGAAGATTTTAGAGCAGAAAAAAGCAAAGGGGTTGCTTTCACCTTTCGAGGAACAGGATATTGAGCAAAGATGCTATCCTGAAAAACTCCTGCCCGGAGCTAGAACTATAATATGCTTTGCCATGGGGTACCTTATAAATCCTTACAGGCCGGTTGAAACGGGATTAAAGGGGCCGTTATTTGGGAAAATATCCCGGTATGCTCTGGTGAAAGATTATCATTATGTGCTGATGGACAAACTCAAAGCCGTTATTGAATTTATTTCGAAAAGAAAACAGGGCAGGTTCATGATTTTTGTTGATACCGGAAGCCTCATGGATAAGGCCGCAGCCAGAAGGGCGGGCATCGGGTGGATAGGGGAAAATACATGCCTTTTTACGCCGGATTTAGGTTCCTGGGTATTTTTAGGAGAAATATTAACCGATATAGAGATAGAGCCTGACGAGCCAGCAAGAGATTTGTGCGACCACTGCGGGCGGTGCGTAAAGGCCTGTCCAACCGGTGCCTTGATGGCACCTTTTCAGATAAACCCCCACCACTGCCTCTCATATATAACCCAGATAAGGGGCTCCCTTCCGGAGGAATTCAGAAAACCCATGGGTAGCAGGATATTCGGCTGCGATACGTGCCAGGAGGCTTGCCCCAAAAATAATAGTGTCAGGATTCCCCATCACCCGGAGTTTGTGCCGGATCAGCCGCTCACGTCGAATTTATTGAAGCTGGCCACTATTGATAAAAGGGACTTTGAAAGAATTTTCAAGCCCACCGCCGCCGGCTGGCGAGGAAGAAATGTGCTGCGCAGGAATGCCATCTGCGCCCTGGGGAATATGGGAAAGGGAGAAACAGATAAGGAAAATGTAATGTTGTTACTAAAAAAACTGGCCTGTGATCCATCGGAGATGATAAGAGAACAGGCCGGATGGAGCTTTGAGCAACTTTTGTCAAGCAGGAGAAGGTATTGA
- a CDS encoding GrpB family protein, translated as MKLEKDKVQIIEHDPLFEEVFKKEYKRLKNAFKHSEILHVGSSSVPIPSKPIVDIMIAVSIVKETQVKKLESLGYKFIGYVANNGARIFLVLENDPYDIYLHLVRKNGKCYKDTKRFKDILLKNADIRQIYSELKYGLVKASDNRDMYSLHKGSFIDFLLENHDENTVDLEAIRRKKEEVLVDHAYTVRLLGETKIKLNKYSDKIKMKPK; from the coding sequence ATGAAGCTTGAGAAAGATAAAGTACAAATAATTGAGCACGATCCATTATTTGAGGAAGTTTTTAAAAAGGAGTACAAAAGACTTAAAAACGCCTTTAAGCATTCGGAGATATTACATGTCGGCAGTTCTTCGGTTCCAATTCCTTCTAAACCGATAGTTGATATCATGATAGCAGTATCAATAGTAAAGGAGACTCAAGTTAAAAAACTTGAGTCTTTAGGTTATAAGTTTATTGGTTATGTAGCTAATAATGGGGCACGCATCTTTCTAGTATTAGAAAATGACCCCTATGACATCTATTTACATCTCGTAAGAAAAAATGGTAAGTGCTATAAAGATACCAAAAGGTTCAAGGATATATTGCTAAAAAATGCTGACATCCGTCAAATATATTCCGAACTAAAATACGGCTTAGTTAAAGCTTCTGATAATCGTGATATGTACTCTCTTCATAAAGGGAGCTTTATAGATTTCCTGCTTGAAAACCATGATGAAAATACAGTAGATTTGGAGGCAATAAGGCGTAAAAAAGAAGAAGTATTGGTGGATCACGCATACACTGTGAGATTACTGGGGGAAACTAAAATTAAACTCAATAAATACAGTGATAAGATAAAAATGAAGCCCAAATAG
- a CDS encoding ferredoxin family protein produces MGNFLKTTENPLDFVEIKIDGASHISIKEPRLCRERCENKPCTYYCPTRVFYWDGDTQDIQVIYARCVECGACPYGCPHGNIDWHFPAGGYGVLYRHG; encoded by the coding sequence ATGGGTAATTTCTTGAAAACTACAGAAAATCCTCTGGATTTCGTGGAAATAAAAATCGACGGGGCATCTCATATTTCCATTAAAGAACCCCGCCTTTGCAGAGAGCGATGTGAAAACAAGCCCTGCACCTACTATTGCCCCACAAGGGTTTTCTACTGGGATGGCGACACACAGGATATCCAGGTGATTTACGCCCGATGTGTGGAATGCGGAGCGTGTCCATATGGCTGCCCTCACGGTAACATAGACTGGCACTTTCCCGCCGGTGGATATGGAGTTTTATACAGGCATGGCTGA
- a CDS encoding isochorismatase family protein codes for MRYSTSVIKTAADARNLGYKVNVYREGVASFDEDAHRFALKEMEKTLGCRIF; via the coding sequence ATGAGATATAGTACTTCGGTGATAAAAACCGCCGCTGACGCCAGAAACCTGGGATATAAGGTAAATGTTTATAGAGAGGGTGTTGCTTCCTTTGACGAAGATGCCCATAGATTTGCTCTTAAAGAGATGGAAAAGACGCTGGGATGCCGGATATTCTAG
- a CDS encoding Uma2 family endonuclease gives MPIPKENERYTYADYLTWSEDERWEIIDGIAYAQAAPTWQHQSISGEIYRQISNYLVDKPCKVFTSPFDLRIPEENEKDEDTKNVLQPDLVVICDKKGLKGTGYYGIPDLIIEITSPSTSRKDRLVKFNKYEKAGVKEYWIVDPEGKFVSVFTLQENKRYGRPELYSEKDKIKVSIFPDLVIDLGVVFEGI, from the coding sequence ATGCCGATACCAAAAGAAAATGAGAGATATACTTATGCTGATTATTTAACATGGTCTGAGGATGAAAGATGGGAGATTATTGATGGTATAGCTTATGCGCAGGCTGCTCCAACCTGGCAGCACCAAAGTATTTCCGGCGAGATATACAGGCAAATATCAAACTACCTGGTAGATAAACCCTGTAAAGTGTTTACTTCGCCATTTGATTTAAGGATTCCGGAGGAAAACGAAAAGGATGAAGACACAAAAAATGTCCTCCAGCCCGACCTTGTTGTTATCTGCGATAAAAAAGGTCTTAAAGGAACTGGTTATTATGGTATTCCCGACCTTATAATTGAGATAACTTCACCTTCCACATCGAGGAAAGATAGATTGGTGAAATTCAATAAATATGAAAAAGCGGGCGTAAAAGAATACTGGATCGTAGATCCAGAAGGAAAGTTTGTTAGTGTGTTTACATTGCAGGAAAATAAAAGATATGGGCGGCCAGAATTATATAGTGAGAAAGATAAAATCAAAGTTTCAATTTTTCCTGACCTTGTAATTGATCTTGGAGTAGTGTTTGAGGGGATATGA
- the ndk gene encoding nucleoside-diphosphate kinase yields MERTFVMIKPDGVKRGLIGTILQRYEQKGLRIIQARLMKVSRVLAEKHYQEHRSKPFFPELIDYITSGPVFAMVLEGNKAVSTVRLLNGATKVEDALPGTIRGDFAISTTENLVHGSDSAESAEREISLWFPDAFTSSSSASDCL; encoded by the coding sequence ATGGAAAGAACTTTTGTGATGATAAAGCCCGATGGTGTTAAACGCGGGCTGATAGGAACAATATTGCAAAGATATGAACAAAAGGGGTTAAGAATAATTCAAGCCAGGCTGATGAAAGTGTCAAGGGTACTGGCTGAAAAGCACTACCAGGAACATCGTTCAAAACCATTTTTCCCCGAACTCATCGATTATATCACTTCCGGCCCGGTCTTTGCCATGGTACTGGAGGGTAATAAAGCCGTAAGCACAGTTCGGCTTTTAAATGGAGCCACAAAAGTGGAGGATGCGCTGCCGGGCACCATCCGCGGGGATTTTGCCATCTCCACCACGGAAAATCTGGTTCACGGTTCCGACAGCGCCGAAAGTGCCGAGCGCGAAATATCCCTCTGGTTTCCCGATGCTTTTACTTCATCTTCCTCAGCTTCGGATTGTCTATAA
- a CDS encoding DUF2935 domain-containing protein → MSFPDDNLSLQELSLRKEINFWLGILIDHARFMRNGFDPTEEQLFETSNEFSRRFVNLNQQSELQQDIAGEFIFVLQDAVMEFIAFKGRVAQGIEACRILSILPAGLIDHIRREAIFFSGVLARIKGEPRPIREEIGVPGTGMASTAPQLFIPRLPGEFRNIAYEEMLFWLRIASEHMGVLSGFFRPEQVSYRRETLRWERRIGRLYEEVLDAFQEGRDPGHFITRSLALIHEHAEFLRHLFNDLVTCSIPGKQANFWPRLADHMLREDIYFIEVLIILQRMQEALS, encoded by the coding sequence ATGAGTTTCCCGGATGACAACCTCAGCCTCCAGGAATTGTCCTTGCGAAAAGAAATAAATTTCTGGCTTGGCATTTTGATAGATCATGCCCGCTTTATGCGTAACGGGTTCGATCCTACTGAAGAGCAGCTATTTGAAACATCCAATGAATTTTCCCGACGCTTTGTAAACTTAAATCAACAGAGCGAATTACAGCAGGATATTGCCGGTGAGTTCATTTTTGTATTGCAGGACGCCGTAATGGAGTTTATAGCATTTAAAGGTCGAGTGGCCCAGGGAATCGAAGCGTGCAGGATTTTATCCATATTACCGGCCGGTTTGATAGATCATATCCGTCGTGAGGCAATTTTCTTTTCCGGAGTGCTGGCAAGGATCAAGGGCGAACCCCGGCCTATCAGGGAGGAAATCGGCGTGCCTGGCACCGGGATGGCATCGACAGCCCCGCAGCTGTTCATACCCCGCCTTCCGGGAGAGTTCCGGAATATCGCTTATGAAGAGATGCTTTTCTGGCTTAGAATTGCCTCTGAACATATGGGTGTATTGTCTGGATTCTTCCGTCCCGAACAAGTTTCCTACCGAAGGGAAACTCTTAGATGGGAAAGGCGTATAGGAAGACTTTACGAAGAAGTGCTGGATGCATTTCAAGAAGGCCGAGACCCCGGACATTTCATAACAAGAAGCCTTGCCTTAATACATGAACATGCAGAATTTTTACGCCACCTGTTCAATGATTTAGTAACGTGCAGTATTCCCGGAAAGCAGGCCAATTTCTGGCCACGGCTGGCCGATCATATGTTAAGGGAAGATATATATTTCATAGAAGTCCTTATAATCCTCCAGCGTATGCAAGAAGCCTTAAGTTAA
- a CDS encoding ABC transporter substrate-binding protein → MKKLVVFFTAVFLFVFLLTACSNNSVGPVQEKKSEDNTSAVPQSGGKINIGVTSAINLDPLKVQTDEEKSFVSLIYEGLVKIDGQGRIKPALAKAWEISGNGRTYTFKLMNNVKWHDGGIFSSNDIKATFDRIRQIKSLREKKDKVKVFPEFDNIESYSASDADTFTVNLFKPDAGFLYGMTIGILPASSISLEKGQTGSPSDKSSDTQQILKPSGTGKYKVVKQDSDTIELKKNEDYYGKKPYIDEIAIRIFPDINSMKEAFKNREVDIMPVDTQDWGIFQNMPNVSLLHYPSRYFEFMALNLKNDLFSDVGVRQAILMSIDRNKILQDTTLGRGVIVDSPVMPFSWAYNPQVRHQPFNREKAGEMLKSAGWKDEDGDGILEKKVNGKKKKFEFELLVNTSNAARYQVASDIQKDLKEVGISVKMVNVPWEELKTRVMGEKFDAAIMGWKLSPNPDLRFMFLQDEIKNGYNFVSYSNPQLDEILIKAQSINLEQEQKALLYQAQEIISRDQPYIFLYSPNNLLAINARIKGFQPDPVNLFNNIDDWWVE, encoded by the coding sequence ATGAAAAAATTAGTAGTTTTTTTTACAGCTGTTTTTCTATTCGTTTTTTTACTGACCGCGTGTTCCAACAACTCTGTGGGTCCCGTTCAGGAGAAAAAATCTGAAGATAATACTTCCGCCGTTCCCCAAAGCGGTGGGAAAATTAATATTGGAGTGACTTCTGCAATAAATCTCGATCCATTAAAGGTCCAGACCGATGAGGAAAAATCTTTTGTTTCGTTGATATATGAGGGATTGGTTAAAATTGACGGGCAGGGCAGGATAAAACCGGCACTGGCTAAAGCCTGGGAAATTTCAGGGAATGGCAGGACATACACTTTTAAATTGATGAATAATGTAAAATGGCATGACGGAGGAATTTTTTCTTCTAATGATATCAAAGCCACCTTTGATAGAATAAGACAAATAAAAAGTTTGCGGGAGAAAAAGGATAAAGTCAAGGTGTTTCCCGAATTTGACAATATAGAGAGTTATTCCGCTTCGGATGCAGACACTTTTACCGTAAACCTTTTCAAACCCGATGCCGGTTTTCTATATGGCATGACCATCGGAATACTCCCGGCATCTTCTATTTCATTGGAGAAAGGGCAAACGGGAAGTCCTTCGGACAAATCATCTGACACACAGCAAATATTAAAACCTTCAGGAACGGGCAAATATAAGGTTGTAAAGCAGGACAGCGATACCATTGAACTGAAAAAAAATGAGGATTATTACGGCAAAAAGCCATATATTGATGAGATAGCTATACGAATCTTTCCCGACATAAATTCCATGAAAGAGGCTTTTAAAAACCGGGAAGTGGACATAATGCCTGTAGACACTCAGGACTGGGGCATCTTCCAGAACATGCCGAATGTCAGCCTTCTTCACTACCCTTCCCGTTATTTTGAATTCATGGCCTTGAATCTAAAGAATGACCTTTTTAGTGATGTCGGTGTCCGTCAGGCCATTCTAATGAGTATAGACAGAAATAAAATACTTCAGGATACCACCCTGGGCAGGGGTGTTATTGTAGACAGCCCGGTAATGCCTTTCTCATGGGCTTACAACCCGCAGGTGCGGCACCAGCCTTTTAACAGGGAAAAGGCCGGGGAGATGCTGAAAAGTGCCGGCTGGAAAGATGAAGATGGCGATGGCATACTGGAGAAAAAGGTGAATGGAAAGAAGAAAAAATTTGAGTTTGAACTGCTGGTGAATACATCGAATGCTGCCCGCTATCAAGTTGCTTCCGACATTCAGAAAGATTTAAAAGAAGTGGGTATATCAGTAAAAATGGTGAATGTTCCCTGGGAAGAATTGAAAACCAGGGTTATGGGGGAAAAATTTGATGCTGCAATCATGGGATGGAAATTATCGCCCAATCCCGACTTGAGGTTTATGTTTTTACAGGATGAAATAAAAAACGGTTATAATTTCGTATCCTACTCCAACCCTCAACTGGATGAAATATTGATAAAGGCCCAGTCTATTAATCTGGAGCAGGAACAAAAGGCACTCCTTTATCAGGCTCAGGAAATAATAAGCCGTGATCAACCATACATTTTCCTTTATAGCCCCAACAATCTGCTGGCTATAAACGCAAGAATAAAAGGTTTTCAGCCTGATCCGGTAAACCTTTTTAACAATATAGACGATTGGTGGGTCGAGTAA
- a CDS encoding copper amine oxidase N-terminal domain-containing protein, producing MRIKNLFILLLVMTFIFSFSFNSVQVFAHDNTTKVETSTGNSNGLNEELDDKTDEEEDEDLDENDRDDEDEEDKDDDQEDVDDLDEGQEYEDEEIDLDEGLEEQDEYDKNLDDKEIKIKIDDGKVKIEIEDGEEIELETEKGKDPEKIIGELEQKLKENPNDEKALIKLALVYKSLGNYDQVIDMANKALSIDPQNHKAMILLAQSYESKGDVQSAISYLEELLKVNPDAKVQAYLAILNEKEGNLEKALKNMEEAIQKEPEDDGLYNEIGKLYEEMGLEGIKLLIKGQKVESDVKPLVKGGTTLVPVRIIVENLGAKVDWNQDTGSIIITKNGKTIELSIGSREVKINGVVSTIDEPATILEGRTVVPLRFISESFGTKVNWNSQYQIITVNEPAQ from the coding sequence ATGAGGATCAAAAATCTATTTATCCTTTTACTGGTTATGACATTTATTTTTAGTTTCTCTTTTAACTCAGTTCAGGTTTTTGCCCATGACAACACTACAAAAGTAGAAACAAGCACCGGCAATTCAAATGGCTTAAATGAGGAATTAGATGATAAAACAGATGAGGAAGAGGATGAAGATCTGGACGAAAATGACAGGGATGATGAAGATGAGGAAGACAAAGACGACGACCAGGAAGATGTAGATGATTTGGATGAAGGTCAAGAGTATGAAGATGAGGAAATTGACCTGGACGAAGGACTCGAAGAGCAGGACGAGTATGATAAAAACTTAGATGATAAAGAAATCAAAATAAAAATTGATGACGGTAAAGTAAAAATCGAGATAGAAGACGGCGAAGAAATAGAACTTGAAACTGAAAAAGGAAAAGATCCTGAAAAAATCATAGGTGAACTTGAACAGAAGTTAAAAGAAAATCCGAATGATGAAAAGGCTTTAATCAAACTGGCTCTTGTCTATAAATCGCTGGGCAACTATGACCAGGTTATCGATATGGCCAATAAAGCACTCAGCATTGATCCCCAAAACCATAAAGCCATGATATTACTGGCCCAGAGTTATGAATCAAAAGGAGATGTTCAATCCGCCATATCCTATCTGGAGGAACTATTGAAGGTAAATCCCGATGCAAAGGTGCAAGCATATCTTGCAATACTCAATGAAAAAGAAGGGAACCTGGAAAAAGCCCTTAAAAATATGGAAGAAGCCATTCAAAAAGAACCTGAAGATGATGGGCTTTACAATGAAATCGGAAAACTTTATGAGGAAATGGGTTTGGAGGGCATAAAGCTACTCATAAAAGGTCAAAAAGTAGAGTCTGACGTGAAACCTCTCGTAAAAGGCGGCACGACATTGGTCCCCGTAAGGATTATCGTTGAAAATCTCGGTGCCAAAGTTGACTGGAACCAGGATACAGGGTCAATAATTATAACGAAGAATGGCAAAACCATTGAATTGAGTATAGGAAGTCGCGAGGTTAAAATAAACGGTGTAGTATCTACAATAGATGAGCCGGCCACAATTTTAGAAGGAAGGACTGTTGTACCCCTTAGATTTATATCAGAAAGCTTCGGTACAAAAGTGAACTGGAACAGCCAGTATCAAATAATAACTGTTAATGAACCTGCCCAATAA